The nucleotide sequence tttttccctggaCGTGTCTTTTTGctttgcgtgcgcgcgcacacacacgcacacgcacacgcacacgcacacgcacacgcacacgcacacgcacacgcacacgcacacgcacacgcacacgcacacgcacacgcacacgcacacgcacacacacacacacacacacacacacacacacacacacacacacacacacacacacacacacacacacacacacgcacgcacacacacacacacacacacacacacacacacacacacacacacacacacacacgtatacacacgcacgcacacgcacatacacgcacgcacgcacacgcacatatatgcacacagactcacacacacacacacacgcacgcacgcacgcacgcacgcacgcacgcacacactcatacacacatatccacattcacacacacacacatgcatatatacgtatatatatatgtgtgtgtgtgtgtgtgtgtgtgtgtgtgtgtgtgtgtgtgtgtgtgtgtgtgtgtgtgtgtgcgtgtgtgtgcgtgcgtgcgtgtatgtgtgtgtgtgtgtgcatgtgtgtgcatgaatgtatgtatatatgcgtatatgaacatatatgtgtgttgtgtgtctatataaatacatatatataatttatatatatttatatataacacacacacatgcgtacacgcacacgcgcgagcgcatgcacacacaagagagggagagagagagagagagagagagagagagagagagagagagtgagagtgagagtgagagagagagagagagagagagagagagagagagagaaagagtgagagtgagagtgagagtgagagtgagagtgagagtgagagtgagagtgagagtgagagagagagagagagagagagagagggagggagggagagagagagagagagagagggagggagagagagagagcgagagagtaagagtgagagtgagaatgagagagagaaagagaaagagagtgagtgagtgagagtgagagagagagaaatagagagagagagagagagagagagagagagagagagagagagagatagatagagagagagtgagagtgagagagagaaaaagagagagagagagtgagagtgagagtgagagagagagagagtgagaatgagagaaagagagagagagagagagagagagagagagagagagagagaacgagagagtaagagtgagaatgagagagagaaagagaaagagtgagagagagtaacagagagagagagaaaaatagagagagagagaaagagagagagagagagagatatatagagagagagagaaaaagagagagtgagagtgagagagtgagagtgagagtgagagtgagtgagagagtgagagagagagaaaaagagagagagagagagagagagagagagagagagagagtgagagtgagaatgagagaaagagaaagagagagagagagagagagagtaagagtgagagtgagagtgagaatgagagagagaaagagaaagagagagagagagtaacagagagagagaaaaatagagagagagaaatatagagagagagagagagagagataaatagagagagagagagagaaatatatatatagagagagaaaaagagagagagagagagagagaaagagagagagtgagagagagagagagagagtgagagagagagagagagagtgagtgagtgagagtgagagtgagagtgagagtgagagtgagagtgagagtgagtgtgagtgtgagagtgagagagagagagagagagagagagagagagagagagagagagagagagagagagagagagagagagagagagagagagagagagagagagagagagagagacctttaaTTGCTAATCTGGACAATATGAATAGGCCCACAAATTTTGTGAATCTGCTCCTttgcaaaataaaaatgtttgCATCCAACTTCCTTCAACCCTTAGGGAAATGTAGACTTTAGGAATAACAATGCTTACTTTAGCATTTACTTCTTTCTAACAATGTAGATGTCAGTAGCATTGCATGGATATTGTTGTTGGATTGTCATGATGATGCTGACGATAATCCCTGCCATTACCAGTAAGACTGTAGATAGCTGTTTGATATTTATTCtctaatataaatttataatatggtTACAACATACAATCCGTACAGTGAGGAACATTAACTCATACAgatcacataaataaatatttatttcatatatcatatacagtatTATTGAAAATCCCCAATAGATCACCAAGCAGAatcacttaataaaaaaaatacaataccttTAAACTATAAAGCAAAACACATAGgcttatatgtaataataaataaaatatttctttGACAAAGTCCTCAAGAAAACAGTATCCAGAAGTTATCAAATAAAATTCCTGTTCATTTTGGACCACCTTGCATAACCAAAATAACAATGCTATCCACTTATACAGTTAAGTTCGAGTGACACCATCAGTGCTGTTAACAAGTAGATCTGGCAGGTCaaaagatgacaataacaacctACAACTCAAGTTTGAGGATCATACTTataattaaacagaaaaaaaaaaaaaaaaaaaaaaaaaatgaggaagaccaCTGGATTCCAAGCTTGAAGCATAATAAACTATTTCTTTATTGCCCTATTAGATATACAGCATAAATACTATTCATAATACAGTTAGTTCAATCTCTGATAACTGTTGAACAGTATATAGCCACCATATGttaaatacgtacatacgtacacatgtgtgtgtgtgtgtgtgtgtgtgtgtgtgtgtgtgtgtgtgtgtgtgtgtgtgtgtgtgtgtgtgtgtgtgtgtgtgtgtgcgtgtgtgcgtgtgtgggtgcgtgtgtgggtgcgtgtgtgggtgcgtgtgcatcttataaattgtgtatatatgaattttttacagaaaaaaaaaagacaatatcaaTTAAAATAAAACCCCTCCAATGtagtgcctcttcctttcttttaacatttttgttttaatgggCATTAAGGATGATAAACTATTTGATATTACTATTCATTAACCCATTCGagatggggaaaatgaacaaaaaaaggggaaaatgctgtgctcatttttaatatttttttgtgaaatgtctctacacatagacagctctgccttacctgatttcacctttcctagaattggcaggaaaatgtatcttttactagtgctctgaatatagatggtgttatttttattataaacattataattactataatgttataaacaatagtaatagcagaataagataacgtaaaatattttcgtaaattaaagaaaagggtaaacggcgagacaggcagtactcggaaTTGGCCCATTGGtgttttagtacaagtgtagccttctatgtctagaaacaattaaacaagtaaattcacagtggccATGTCACAGATACATGACATGCCTGTTGCGAATGAGTAAACAAAACCAACTCAGTTTACCACTTATGGTTGGAAAATTCATCTCATGTTATCTTTTCAAAATCAAGATCTGTTCACTGTTCTATCCAAATACCAAATATCACTGGTTTCCTTTGAATTTCAAAATTTCTGGATGttaattaaacatttatttttattatatacttcACCAGACAATGGTTTTCAAAGCTGTGTACTTAACAGAATCAAATGCATGTCTATACCAAAGGTGCTTCAGAATGCAAACAAAGCCCAACTGGATAATACCACTCAGATGAAATGTAAAGGAATACAACACAATGATCATAAAGAGGAAAACAACAACTTCAGTAACTATGCACAAAGTAACTTTTTGTTActataaagaggagaaaaggggagaaaagggaaaaacagatagagtaaagaaaagaagagaggggactggaaagtaaaaaagaataaaaaccacTTACATTTCATAACAACCAGTAACAAAAAAAGTGAGTAAAATCAAAGATCATAAAAGTAAGTTTTACTTTaatcatatataatcaaataacaaACTTACCAAAATAGTAATAGCACAATGTCAGTAATAAATCTAATGGAAAACATAAACAGAATCTGAATTATCACATAAAACTGGAAACTGATTTATTCATGTACACATGTTTCTACACTGATAGATATTCTtttacacacatttctatatagataaataatattttaGCATTTTTGTACACAAATTACCACATAGATAAATGATTTTCAGCATTTGAATAAATAACATTTAGTAACAAAgtgtataatttttgttattcatgaaaaatgtaaaaatcaAAATGGCACTCCTTACACAAATAAGAGTTCTGAACCTTCATAAGCACTCAAATTTTAGTATTATATATGAACATTCAAGTCTCAAATACTGCAAACAAAACtgtaattttaatttaattattttgtttacacatatatggctccaaGAACTTAGTtactaaggagtcaattactagtcctacctatctcacttacccatctccttgattttcagaaagattctattttactttttactGCAATTAGtcttttaataacattataataatgataacgtcaataataataatatcagtatcaattttAACAGCCTTAAACATAAGAAAAatcctgaaaattcaaggaatggggaaatcagccAAGGTTATGTTGGGCTACTAATTGGCTCCCTGGTGGCTGAAAACTTGTAGGGCCATTTGTGAGTAATAAAATCCACAATGGATAGTACCTATATCTGCATACAAAGGATTAAAATGAATATTATTCTCCCTCACACAAGAGAAATCTACTCTATATGTGTGAATTCTCCTTAACTCTTTGTGCTCAATTTATTCACTGCCAAACAAAAACctctaaaataaagaaaatgtgaataatttgacataaaaaatgataaacatcACATACTGGTGCAAGTCACTTCATCCTTATTCAGAATCTACTGTTTTTAATGTATCATCTCTGTAAGAAAAATTATCTTAAACATCTTGAAGCATAAAAGAGGCATTTGTTTTTTATCTGAATTCACACAAACCTTTCACAACTCAATGATTAAGAAAAGAGCAAGTCTAAACACATTTTCCTTGAGAAATAATACTAGAAATATATATCAACCTCAAAAGCATACTGTGTACTGGCTATCCTTTTGAAAATTCTGGATACTGTTCACTTTACAAATATACTTACAGCTCTgctttctgtatatgtatttgtcttaactggagaaaatacaaaaaaaaaaaaaaaaaaaaaaaaaaaaaaacatacatgcttTAACTATTGTATATGTGAGTTTCAAATGAAATGCACATGAAtacaaaaagtaaaatacaaaacACTTATAAGTGTTTGATAAAAACAACTCAAAATGTTGATCAAACCCTGCTATATATCAATCTTATTTGTATACTTCACATAAAGTCCTCTGTACAGAATTTGACCATTATGTATTGATATCTATCTCAATAGTTTATACAATAATATTTCCAATTAACAATTTACATCATGCTCACAATAAAACTGTGTATATTAAGTTATAAAATGTTATACATGCAGACTTATCAATGCCTATTTCAATGCAGCAACTATTAAAAAACTTTAATGCATATCATTACACATTTATCTCCGGTCATATGGAATGCAGTTGCTAGAAAAACATCCACCACAGCATAAAGGTTAGACAAAGTCCAATCACAGTTCCAAGGATAAGACTATCACGTCTTTTTCGGATATTAATTTTAGTCATAAGTGTATTGATAAGAGGAAACCTATTGGATAGATCATTAACTTTGGTCTGTATCATCTTGAAAGCTTCCCGCTGGCTTTTGAGATGATCTCTGGTTTCCACAGCAATAGAAATTTGCTCATCAACCATGCGTTCAGAATTGTTCATATGTTCAGCTTCCTTAATGTACAAGTCACGTCGGGATAATCCAGCCAGAGTCTTACCATCGTTCCTTCCTCCACCTAGTAATTGCTCACGTTCCTGTCTTGCAGTAATGGCATTGTTGGTACGCTGGAATTCATGGGTGTAGTCCTGCCAGTGGAAAGAGCTTTTAGTTTCAACCATCATATAATCTGTATTCAATTCCTTAAAGCTACTTTCCTGTTCATTGCATTTGTATAttgaataaaacagataaaatgaaACTAAACAATATTTAGAAATGAACTACATCAACACAGTCCCTTCTTTAGAAATTTGGCAATAACAAAACCTTTGAATTTCCAACTAACAATAAGCAAGACTCCCTAGCTCCTTCCTATGGCTGTTTATCAACGACAAAATGGGAAATCTCATTGAAAATGCTTTTGAAAAATTAACTAATTTACCATAAAGTTTCACACTTTTCAAAATATCATGGTAAACTACATTCAACAAGTTGAATGAATATT is from Penaeus chinensis breed Huanghai No. 1 chromosome 36, ASM1920278v2, whole genome shotgun sequence and encodes:
- the LOC125044793 gene encoding Golgi SNAP receptor complex member 1-like, giving the protein MSTKEDKEVEDNKMSFEDLRKRARQLESEIDMKLVSFSRIAASYGSNAANNTNSETVALLSGDQMYETISVELEQLLASLTDVNERMNNCTHGSNVATIHTLQRHRDILQDYTHEFQRTNNAITARQEREQLLGGGRNDGKTLAGLSRRDLYIKEAEHMNNSERMVDEQISIAVETRDHLKSQREAFKMIQTKVNDLSNRFPLINTLMTKINIRKRRDSLILGTVIGLCLTFMLWWMFF